One genomic segment of Devosia sp. includes these proteins:
- a CDS encoding ABC transporter ATP-binding protein, which translates to MALVEIDGFNIGFDGRDVLQDLTLRIERGDRFGLIGESGSGKSLTALAISGLLPETADARGTIRFDGTPLPRDERTMARMRGKRVGMVFQEPMTALNPLMLVADQIEEAIRLAETTAAPQLVVPDLLREVGLEPNHGARYPHQLSGGQRQRAMIAMALASEPELMIADEPTSALDVITQRKVLDLIGEVCNRRNMTLLFISHDIRAVAALCTHVGVMRAGRLVETGEASRVFRKPQSPYTAELVRAARGQPPAGARRAIGGPLLEVEGISRDYRQGGFWFWGEGLLRAVDRVDLTLHQGECVALVGPSGCGKTTLARMIVGLDSASEGQMRLDGTRYRGKDLPGRLRANMSLVFQDPFSSFDPRMTIADSFAEPLHLLGPMAAAEREARLVEAITSVGLDAAMLARYPHAFSGGQRQRLAIARAMVTRPRLVVLDEPVSALDVSVRTDVLTLLARLQDEHGLTYLVITHDLDMVSTIADRVLVMEAGRIVEQGTPDALFARPQHKLTKALMAARLPDVA; encoded by the coding sequence ATGGCGCTGGTTGAGATCGACGGCTTCAACATCGGTTTTGACGGCCGGGACGTGCTGCAGGATCTGACGTTGCGCATCGAGCGGGGCGACCGGTTCGGGCTGATCGGGGAGAGCGGCTCCGGCAAATCGCTGACGGCCCTCGCCATCAGCGGATTGCTGCCGGAGACCGCCGATGCGCGCGGCACGATCCGCTTTGACGGCACGCCCCTGCCCCGCGACGAACGCACCATGGCCCGGATGCGCGGCAAGCGGGTCGGCATGGTGTTTCAGGAACCGATGACGGCGCTCAATCCGCTGATGCTGGTCGCCGACCAGATCGAGGAGGCGATCCGCCTGGCGGAAACCACCGCCGCGCCGCAACTGGTGGTGCCGGACCTGTTGCGGGAAGTGGGCCTGGAGCCGAACCATGGCGCCCGCTATCCGCACCAGCTTTCGGGCGGGCAGCGGCAGCGCGCCATGATCGCCATGGCGCTGGCCAGCGAGCCCGAACTGATGATTGCCGACGAGCCGACTTCGGCGCTGGACGTCATCACCCAGCGCAAGGTGCTCGACCTGATCGGGGAAGTCTGCAACCGCCGCAACATGACCCTGTTGTTCATAAGCCACGATATCAGAGCCGTCGCAGCTTTGTGCACCCATGTCGGGGTGATGCGGGCCGGCCGCCTGGTCGAGACCGGGGAGGCATCGCGGGTATTCCGAAAGCCACAATCGCCCTATACGGCAGAACTGGTCCGCGCCGCCCGTGGGCAGCCGCCAGCGGGCGCGCGCAGGGCCATCGGGGGCCCACTCCTCGAGGTCGAGGGCATTTCCCGCGACTATCGGCAAGGCGGCTTCTGGTTCTGGGGCGAAGGCCTGTTGCGGGCTGTCGACAGGGTCGACCTGACCCTGCACCAAGGCGAATGCGTCGCGCTTGTGGGTCCATCGGGTTGCGGCAAGACCACGCTGGCCCGGATGATCGTGGGCCTCGACAGCGCCAGCGAAGGCCAGATGCGTCTGGACGGCACACGCTATCGCGGAAAGGACCTGCCGGGCCGGTTGCGCGCCAATATGTCTCTGGTGTTCCAGGATCCGTTCAGCAGCTTCGATCCGCGCATGACCATCGCCGACTCGTTCGCCGAACCGCTGCACCTGCTCGGCCCGATGGCGGCTGCCGAACGCGAGGCACGGCTGGTCGAAGCCATCACCTCAGTCGGGCTCGACGCCGCCATGCTCGCACGCTATCCACACGCCTTCTCGGGCGGGCAGCGGCAACGCCTGGCCATTGCCCGGGCCATGGTGACACGACCCCGGCTGGTGGTGCTGGACGAGCCGGTTTCGGCGCTGGACGTGTCCGTGCGCACCGATGTGCTGACCCTGCTGGCGCGGCTGCAGGACGAGCATGGGCTCACCTATCTGGTGATCACCCACGATCTCGACATGGTCTCGACCATTGCCGACCGGGTGCTGGTCATGGAAGCGGGGCGCATCGTCGAACAGGGTACGCCCGATGCCCTCTTCGCCCGGCCGCAGCACAAGCTGACGAAAGCGCTGATGGCCGCACGCCTGCCTGACGTGGCGTAA
- the fsa gene encoding fructose-6-phosphate aldolase translates to MKFFVDTADTAAIKELNDAGLINGVTTNPSLIAKSGRDFKEVIKEICAITPDPVSAEVASLEYDGMVAEGEHLAKIAKNVVIKLPLTLNGLKATKYFKDKGIPTNVTLCFSANQALLAAKAGATYISPFIGRLDDINLDGMELIENIRQIYDNYQFETQILAASIRSPNHVTQAALAGADVATIPPDVIKKLASHPLTDKGIEGFLKDWAGTGQSIL, encoded by the coding sequence ATGAAGTTCTTCGTCGACACTGCAGACACCGCCGCCATCAAGGAACTCAACGACGCTGGTCTCATCAACGGCGTGACCACCAATCCGTCGCTGATCGCCAAGTCCGGCCGTGACTTCAAGGAAGTCATCAAGGAAATCTGTGCCATCACGCCCGATCCGGTCTCGGCCGAAGTCGCGAGCCTTGAATATGACGGCATGGTCGCCGAAGGCGAGCACCTGGCCAAGATCGCCAAGAATGTCGTCATCAAGCTGCCGCTGACGCTCAATGGCCTCAAGGCCACCAAGTACTTCAAGGACAAGGGTATTCCGACCAACGTTACCCTGTGCTTCTCGGCCAATCAGGCCCTGCTCGCCGCCAAGGCCGGCGCGACCTATATCTCGCCCTTTATCGGCCGCCTCGACGATATCAATCTCGATGGCATGGAGCTGATCGAGAACATCCGTCAGATCTACGACAACTACCAGTTCGAAACCCAGATCCTGGCCGCTTCGATCCGCTCGCCCAACCACGTCACCCAGGCCGCCCTGGCCGGTGCCGATGTGGCCACCATCCCGCCCGACGTGATCAAGAAGCTGGCCAGCCACCCGCTGACCGACAAGGGCATCGAAGGCTTCCTCAAGGATTGGGCCGGCACTGGCCAGTCGATCCTTTAG
- a CDS encoding UPF0149 family protein, whose amino-acid sequence MTQASTDLPESLQRLEYLLTQAVGGAESLSALDGYLAGVLASPDPISRREWWPGWLVDAGDAELDRAVAARFAEIEAELAAGRYAPLYDVDDQTGEIDWPQWLAGFEQAMQLRFALWDELLRHPFQDVLGEAATRLATALLMAQPGFGPDDSASEADWAAFDAERQQVPRNLAIATMLLYQAAHRRS is encoded by the coding sequence ATGACCCAGGCGAGCACTGACCTGCCCGAAAGCCTGCAGCGGCTGGAATATCTACTCACCCAGGCGGTGGGTGGCGCCGAATCCCTTTCGGCTCTCGACGGCTATCTGGCCGGCGTCCTGGCCAGTCCCGATCCCATTTCCCGGCGCGAATGGTGGCCGGGCTGGCTGGTCGATGCCGGTGATGCCGAGCTCGACCGGGCCGTCGCGGCGCGATTTGCCGAGATCGAGGCTGAACTGGCGGCCGGCCGATACGCCCCGCTCTATGATGTCGACGACCAGACCGGCGAAATCGATTGGCCCCAGTGGCTCGCCGGGTTCGAGCAGGCCATGCAATTGCGCTTCGCGCTTTGGGACGAGCTGCTGCGGCATCCATTCCAGGATGTGTTGGGTGAGGCAGCGACGCGCCTTGCGACCGCATTGCTGATGGCCCAGCCGGGCTTTGGCCCCGATGACAGCGCCAGCGAAGCCGATTGGGCCGCGTTCGATGCCGAGCGGCAGCAGGTGCCGCGCAATCTGGCCATCGCCACCATGCTGCTCTATCAGGCCGCGCACCGGCGCTCTTGA
- a CDS encoding ABC transporter permease: MSIRQLLRHPSLATGLVISLVFLLLAIVSLWWSPYPIEQIVIGRRFQGPSAAHWLGTDHLGRDMLSLAMSGTLTSLIVAATAVGIGMGVGVPMGLAAAAWGGAVEWVVLRISDVTFAFPAVVVAILIAALLGPGEINAIVAIGVFNIPVFARVARGGALAIGTQDYVAAARVAGLGNTAIAARHLLPNIMSLIIVQGTIQLSLGILAEAGLSYIGLGTQPPATSLGLMLRDVQSLFLIHPWLSVVPGLTIVIMVIGLNIAGDGLRDALDPRLKREGLNHGAG; the protein is encoded by the coding sequence ATGAGCATTCGGCAGCTCCTCCGGCATCCGAGCCTCGCGACTGGGCTGGTCATCAGCCTGGTCTTCCTGCTGCTCGCAATCGTGTCGCTGTGGTGGAGCCCCTACCCCATCGAGCAGATTGTCATTGGTCGGCGCTTTCAGGGGCCGAGCGCGGCCCACTGGCTGGGCACGGACCATCTGGGCAGGGACATGCTGTCCCTGGCCATGAGCGGCACCCTGACCAGCCTGATCGTCGCGGCCACGGCTGTCGGCATCGGCATGGGTGTCGGCGTGCCCATGGGGCTGGCGGCGGCCGCCTGGGGCGGGGCGGTGGAGTGGGTGGTGCTGCGCATCTCCGATGTCACCTTCGCCTTCCCGGCCGTGGTCGTCGCCATTTTGATCGCGGCGCTGCTCGGTCCGGGCGAAATCAACGCCATTGTCGCCATCGGCGTGTTCAATATCCCCGTCTTTGCCCGAGTGGCGCGTGGCGGCGCCCTGGCGATCGGCACCCAGGATTACGTGGCGGCAGCGCGGGTGGCCGGGCTGGGCAATACGGCGATTGCCGCACGGCACCTGTTGCCCAATATCATGAGCCTGATCATCGTGCAGGGGACGATCCAACTGTCACTGGGCATTCTCGCCGAAGCAGGTCTCTCCTATATCGGGCTGGGCACCCAGCCCCCAGCCACCAGCCTCGGCCTCATGCTGCGCGACGTGCAGAGCCTGTTTCTGATTCATCCCTGGCTCAGCGTGGTGCCGGGCCTCACCATCGTGATCATGGTGATCGGGCTCAATATCGCCGGCGACGGATTGCGCGATGCCCTCGACCCCAGGCTCAAGCGGGAGGGGTTGAACCATGGCGCTGGTTGA
- a CDS encoding ABC transporter permease, whose protein sequence is MTRYLLGRLLGFAATLFFAALVIFVLLDLLPGDPARFILGINASDAAVAALRTQMGLDAPAHERFFAWLFGMMGGDFGVSQTQRVAVSTLMLERLSVTLPLAVIAMIVSVVVGLPIGILAARRRGKATDTVLMVLAQIGVAIPNFWFGMLLTLVFAVSLKWLPTGGFVPWHEDPGAALRGLVLPGLALALPQASILARVMRTALVDVTGQDFIRTARAKGLTLGEAVWRHGLRNAMLPVLTILGLQFAYLIAGTIIVENVFYLPGIGRLIFTAISERDLVLVRSATIILVLVVSATMLLTDLAYALVDPRLRGRSA, encoded by the coding sequence GTGACACGATATCTGCTTGGCCGGCTACTCGGTTTCGCCGCGACGCTGTTTTTCGCGGCGCTGGTGATTTTCGTCCTGCTCGACCTGCTGCCGGGCGATCCGGCGCGGTTTATCCTGGGGATCAATGCCAGCGATGCCGCCGTTGCGGCGCTCCGCACCCAGATGGGCCTCGATGCGCCGGCGCATGAACGGTTCTTCGCCTGGCTTTTCGGCATGATGGGCGGCGACTTCGGTGTGTCGCAGACCCAGCGGGTGGCCGTCTCTACCCTGATGCTGGAACGCCTGAGCGTGACGCTGCCGCTGGCTGTCATCGCCATGATCGTATCCGTCGTGGTGGGCCTGCCCATTGGTATCCTGGCGGCCCGGCGCCGTGGCAAGGCGACCGACACCGTGCTCATGGTTCTGGCGCAGATCGGCGTGGCGATCCCCAATTTCTGGTTTGGGATGCTTTTGACCCTGGTCTTTGCGGTGAGCCTCAAATGGCTGCCGACGGGCGGATTCGTACCCTGGCATGAGGATCCGGGCGCCGCATTGCGCGGCCTCGTGCTCCCCGGCCTCGCGCTGGCGCTGCCGCAGGCCTCCATCCTGGCGCGGGTCATGCGCACCGCCCTCGTGGACGTGACGGGGCAGGATTTCATCCGCACTGCACGGGCCAAGGGGCTGACACTGGGTGAGGCGGTGTGGCGGCATGGATTACGCAATGCCATGCTGCCGGTGCTGACCATTCTCGGCCTGCAATTTGCCTATCTCATTGCTGGCACCATCATCGTCGAGAACGTCTTTTACCTGCCTGGCATCGGCCGGCTGATCTTTACCGCGATTTCCGAGCGCGACCTTGTGCTGGTGCGCAGCGCGACGATCATCCTGGTCCTGGTGGTGAGCGCCACCATGCTCCTGACCGACCTGGCCTATGCGCTGGTCGATCCCCGCCTGCGGGGGCGCTCGGCATGA
- a CDS encoding Mrp/NBP35 family ATP-binding protein, giving the protein MADTDLASQIKAALVDVEIPGGADLAGYAGLSEIIVTPGAVAFAISVAPGMEAAFGPARDAAKAVAERLGGARKVMVSLTAEKTNTPKFSHGKATPPGKTRVPGIKRIIAVGSGKGGVGKSTTSVNLALSLASEGLKVGILDADLYGPSVPKLLGLEGRPAMRDDGIFTPHEAFGLKVISIGSMLVPGQAVVWRGPMATSALRQLLRETAWGDLDALVIDLPPGTGDIHIALFQQTIVEGVVIVSTPQDLALIDAQKAVDMLRRMSVPVLGLVENMSYFIAPDTGNRYDIFGSGGAERAAGRLDIPFLGAIPLVMSIRENSDAGVPPVAAMPEGAEAQAYRLIARRLISSVP; this is encoded by the coding sequence ATGGCCGATACCGACCTCGCATCGCAGATCAAAGCCGCGCTCGTTGACGTCGAAATCCCCGGCGGAGCCGATCTCGCTGGTTATGCAGGGCTCTCCGAGATCATCGTCACGCCTGGCGCCGTGGCCTTTGCCATTTCGGTGGCGCCCGGCATGGAGGCTGCCTTCGGCCCGGCCCGCGACGCCGCAAAAGCGGTGGCGGAACGCCTTGGTGGTGCGCGCAAGGTCATGGTCTCGCTGACCGCCGAGAAAACCAACACGCCCAAGTTCAGCCACGGCAAGGCAACGCCGCCGGGCAAGACCCGCGTTCCGGGCATCAAGCGCATCATCGCGGTGGGGTCCGGCAAGGGCGGGGTCGGCAAGTCCACCACTTCGGTCAATCTCGCGCTGTCGCTGGCCAGCGAAGGCCTCAAGGTCGGTATTCTCGATGCCGATCTCTACGGGCCTTCGGTGCCAAAACTGCTGGGCCTCGAAGGCCGGCCCGCCATGCGGGACGACGGCATTTTCACCCCGCATGAGGCGTTCGGGCTGAAGGTCATCTCGATCGGCTCCATGCTTGTGCCCGGCCAGGCGGTGGTCTGGCGCGGCCCCATGGCGACCTCGGCCCTGCGCCAATTGTTGCGCGAAACCGCATGGGGCGATCTCGACGCGCTGGTGATCGACCTGCCGCCGGGCACGGGTGACATCCACATCGCATTGTTTCAGCAAACCATTGTCGAAGGCGTGGTCATCGTCTCGACGCCGCAGGACCTGGCGCTCATCGATGCCCAGAAGGCGGTGGATATGCTGCGCCGCATGTCTGTGCCGGTCCTCGGCCTCGTCGAAAACATGAGCTATTTCATCGCCCCCGATACCGGCAACCGCTACGATATTTTCGGCAGCGGCGGCGCCGAAAGGGCCGCCGGCCGGCTGGACATTCCATTCCTGGGCGCCATCCCGCTGGTCATGTCCATTCGCGAAAATTCCGACGCCGGTGTGCCCCCGGTCGCTGCTATGCCCGAGGGCGCGGAGGCGCAGGCCTATCGCCTCATCGCCCGGCGGCTGATTTCCAGCGTGCCGTGA
- a CDS encoding GH1 family beta-glucosidase, with product MFSFERRDFGPDFTFGVATAAYQIEGGQGHGRGSSIWDTFSSTPGNVHNGDTGLNACNHYDLWPQDLDLIGEGGFDAYRFSFAWPRLIPEGTGAVNQEGVDFYDRLIDGMLERGIKPYATLYHWDLPSTLQDRGGWMNRDIAGWFADYAALIADKFGSRLHATATINEPWCVAFLSHFLGIHAPGYRDLRAAARAMHHVLFAHGTAIDALRANGVNNLGIVLNLEKSEPATDSEADKAACNFGDALFNRWYLGGVFKGQYPAEMTEWLAPYLPVNYQDDMAVVSRPLDWLGINYYTRGLYKASSEPGRPVEQVKGPLEKTDIGWEIYPKGLSDLLVRVSSDYTKLPIYVTENGMAEAEGDDDPRRVKYYDDHLKAVLAAKAEGADVRGYFAWSLLDNYEWAEGYNKRFGLVHVDYDTQKRTPKASYRSFQGLLHNTR from the coding sequence ATGTTTTCATTTGAGCGTCGCGATTTCGGGCCGGACTTCACCTTTGGCGTCGCTACGGCCGCCTATCAGATCGAGGGTGGGCAAGGCCATGGTCGCGGCTCTTCGATCTGGGACACCTTCTCGTCCACGCCCGGCAATGTGCACAATGGCGATACCGGGCTCAACGCCTGCAATCACTACGACCTCTGGCCGCAGGATCTCGACCTGATCGGCGAAGGCGGGTTCGACGCCTATCGCTTCTCATTCGCCTGGCCGCGCCTCATTCCCGAGGGCACCGGCGCCGTCAACCAGGAAGGCGTCGACTTCTACGACCGCCTGATCGATGGCATGCTCGAACGCGGCATCAAGCCCTATGCCACGCTCTATCATTGGGACCTGCCCTCGACCCTGCAGGATCGGGGCGGCTGGATGAACCGCGATATCGCCGGCTGGTTCGCCGATTATGCGGCGCTGATCGCCGACAAGTTCGGCAGCCGGCTCCATGCCACGGCCACCATCAACGAGCCCTGGTGCGTAGCCTTCCTCAGCCATTTCCTCGGCATCCATGCGCCCGGCTATCGCGACCTGCGCGCCGCCGCCCGCGCTATGCACCACGTGCTCTTTGCCCATGGCACGGCAATAGACGCGCTGCGCGCCAATGGCGTCAACAATCTGGGCATTGTGCTGAACCTGGAAAAGTCCGAGCCGGCCACCGATAGCGAAGCCGATAAGGCCGCGTGCAATTTCGGCGATGCCCTGTTCAACCGCTGGTATCTCGGCGGCGTTTTCAAGGGCCAGTATCCGGCCGAGATGACCGAGTGGCTCGCCCCCTATCTGCCCGTCAATTATCAGGACGACATGGCGGTGGTGTCCCGGCCGCTCGACTGGCTCGGGATCAACTACTATACGCGCGGCCTCTACAAGGCTTCGAGTGAGCCCGGTCGCCCGGTCGAGCAGGTCAAGGGGCCGCTCGAAAAGACCGATATCGGTTGGGAGATTTACCCCAAGGGTCTGTCGGACCTGCTGGTTCGCGTTTCCAGCGACTACACCAAGCTGCCGATCTACGTGACCGAGAACGGCATGGCCGAGGCCGAAGGCGACGACGATCCGCGCCGCGTCAAATATTACGACGATCACCTCAAGGCGGTGCTGGCAGCAAAGGCCGAAGGGGCCGATGTGCGCGGCTATTTTGCCTGGTCGCTGCTCGACAATTACGAATGGGCCGAGGGCTACAACAAGCGTTTCGGCCTGGTCCATGTCGATTACGACACGCAGAAGCGTACGCCCAAGGCCAGCTATCGATCGTTCCAGGGACTGCTCCACAACACGCGCTGA